One Cotesia glomerata isolate CgM1 linkage group LG8, MPM_Cglom_v2.3, whole genome shotgun sequence genomic window carries:
- the LOC123271035 gene encoding uncharacterized protein LOC123271035: protein MEDTNSVVKYPADSGDIIAPVINKRGRKPNPRKQVYQCDECLYESDRNFNVERHRIRIHCKKINKRCCGKKFRTKADWYYHVEDCHPSLREKSFVSKQKYQILGSQSSRKRSERLRHEKYSCRFYASKTRTHVQKIYSSSSTSNKRSSLRIKKKLESKSLLMLRQFDATGSPGYDLDELPLYYRLKYPELCGDSSYQSPEDYQLAPTESRQIELNTPVKIDFSSDFTDDFHFSDAPSLRFTNYADIINNINDDNKLVDYSDDSGFTESLTIPEVDHEEIIEQVVEEEAQQIIREDEIKDNYFSEFKIQSVKQKAESNIIESDGTNLDFLPPKKRILRQWQTNVISSCVRQRKPKIKSNRGFKRVIGVSNDNDENINPNVNKEKDKGFKIVVCHEKMSIWHQNQSDKDKEGKVVVMQEKSREIYWNAEERHRAFLNYFDFDRFKIL, encoded by the exons ATGGAGGATACTAATTCTGTTGTCAAATATCCAGCTGATTCTGGTGATATTATTGCTCCTGTTAT AAACAAACGAGGAAGAAAGCCTAATCCCCGAAAACAAGTGTATCAGTGTGATGAATGTTTATATGAAAGCGACAGAAATTTCAATGTCGAGCGACACCGAATCAGAAtccactgtaaaaaaattaacaagcgCTGTTgtg gaAAAAAATTCCGCACTAAAGCTGACTGGTACTACCATGTAGAAGACTGTCACCCGAGCTTGCGCGAAAAGTCATTCGTCTCAAAGCAAAAGTACCAAATCCTGGGCTCTCAATCTTCCCGCAAGCGTTCAGAACGCCTCAGACACGAGAAGTACTCCTGCCGTTTCTACGCTTCAAAGACGCGGACCCACGTCCAGAAGATCTACTCATCATCATCAACCAGCAACAAACGATCTTCGctgcgtataaaaaaaaagctagaGAGCAAATCCCTGCTAATGCTCCGGCAATTTGATGCAACTGGATCGCCAGGTTATGATCTGGATGAGTTGCCGCTCTACTATCGGTTAAAATATCCCGAATTATGCGGTGATAGTAGTTATCAGTCTCCCGAGGATTATCAACTGGCACCAACAGAGAGTCGTCAAATAGAATTAAACACGCCggtgaaaatcgatttttcctCCGATTTTACCGATGATTTCCACTTCTCTGACGCTCCCAGTCTTCGCTTCACTAATTACGCtgatatcattaataatatcaatgatgataataaattagtgGATTATTCAGACGACTCTGGATTTACTGAGTCCCTAACAATCCCCGAAGTTGATCACGAAGAAATAATTGAGCAAGTAGTTGAGGAAGAAGCTCAACAAATAATCCGGGAAGATGAAATTAAGGACAATTACTTCAGCGAATTTAAAATCCAGTCGGTCAAGCAGAAAGCTGAATCAAATATAATAGAAAGTGACGGGAccaatttagattttttgccACCGAAGAAACGAATTTTAAGACAATGGCAAACTAATGTTATTTCTTCGTGCGTTCGCCAGCGTAAGCCTAAGATAAAGAGCAACAGGGGTTTCAAGAGAGTCATTGGGGTGAGTAATGATAACGATGAAAATATCAACCCGAATGTGAACAAAGAAAAAGACAAAGGATTTAAAATTGTCGTGTGCCATGAAAAAATGTCCATTTGGCATCAGAACCAGTCTGACAAAGACAAAGAGGGTAAAGTCGTGGTAATGCAGGAAAAGTCTCGGGAAATTTATTGGAATGCGGAGGAGCGACACCGGgcttttttaaactatttcgATTTTGATAGATTCAAAATACTATGA